In a genomic window of uncultured Flavobacterium sp.:
- a CDS encoding DUF5103 domain-containing protein: protein MPKFLFRNLLLLFIFASATAQEVQNEVVPPYNIKTVSFVQNGNNVVPIFQLGDTFQFQFDDLFGNEANYYFEVVHCDYNWIPTDIPKTDYISGFDNQRITDYVNSFNTLQVYSHYRLPFPNQFTSQLRISGNYILKILNEDREVVFSRKFILYEEHSTVTAQVKRSRDVTNIDYKQNLDFAVLSNDIVFQTPLQNVKILLLQNGNFNTAIKNIPPQYTIGNQLVYKYNKETQFWGGNEFLYFENKDIRAGSNNVAKVGANNDIYNSYLYTNLARANQIYTLNQDVNGNFVVKNINASNNEIEADYAWVYFSLSAPTFRSSSKDIYITGMFNNYSLSPEYKMDYNAEKGLFEKAVMIKQGFTNFQYTIADKKGVIDNENAIDGNFYQTENEYTILVYYKETSDRYQRVIGKGNANSINIIN from the coding sequence ATGCCAAAATTTTTATTTAGAAATCTCCTTTTACTTTTCATTTTTGCTTCGGCGACAGCTCAAGAAGTACAAAATGAAGTAGTTCCTCCTTATAATATCAAAACCGTTTCATTTGTTCAGAATGGTAATAATGTTGTTCCTATATTTCAATTAGGCGACACATTTCAATTTCAATTTGATGATTTATTTGGTAATGAAGCCAATTATTATTTTGAAGTTGTGCATTGTGACTACAACTGGATTCCAACTGATATTCCAAAAACGGATTATATAAGTGGTTTCGATAATCAAAGAATTACAGATTATGTAAATTCATTCAACACGCTTCAGGTTTATTCTCATTATCGACTTCCTTTTCCAAATCAATTTACAAGTCAGTTGCGCATTTCAGGAAACTATATCTTGAAGATTCTTAACGAAGACAGAGAAGTTGTTTTTTCACGAAAGTTCATTTTGTATGAAGAACATTCTACGGTTACGGCTCAGGTAAAAAGAAGCCGTGATGTTACGAATATAGATTATAAACAAAATTTGGATTTTGCGGTTTTATCAAATGATATTGTTTTTCAGACTCCATTGCAAAACGTAAAAATTCTTTTATTACAAAACGGAAATTTCAATACTGCTATAAAAAATATTCCGCCACAATACACAATCGGAAATCAACTGGTTTATAAATACAATAAGGAAACTCAATTTTGGGGCGGAAATGAATTCTTGTATTTTGAGAACAAAGACATTCGAGCAGGAAGCAATAATGTTGCAAAAGTTGGTGCAAATAATGACATTTACAACTCGTATTTATACACCAATTTGGCACGCGCCAATCAGATTTATACTTTAAATCAAGATGTAAACGGGAATTTTGTTGTAAAAAATATAAACGCTTCGAATAACGAAATCGAAGCTGATTATGCGTGGGTTTATTTCAGCTTGTCTGCTCCCACTTTTAGATCTTCAAGCAAAGACATTTATATTACTGGAATGTTTAATAATTACAGCCTTTCGCCAGAATATAAAATGGATTATAATGCTGAGAAAGGACTTTTTGAAAAAGCCGTTATGATTAAGCAGGGTTTTACTAATTTTCAATACACAATTGCAGATAAAAAAGGTGTAATTGACAATGAAAATGCTATAGACGGAAATTTTTATCAAACTGAGAATGAGTACACCATATTAGTTTATTACAAAGAAACCTCAGATCGCTATCAAAGAGTTATCGGAAAAGGAAATGCAAACTCAATAAACATCATAAATTAA
- a CDS encoding DEAD/DEAH box helicase, giving the protein MKPTQSFQFCFDISFEKNLNVYIPTAYIIENTDDIKYLEKKASADVLESFGVLFENLDSNTKKILTACDSLKPDFIFKKFSAKIKSAKTIADLQKDSKIEFAIRQHLKFNLESFYNLIVKEQFPFSANMSAEKDFYRWRVDTNPLEFEPQIQFDKHAEGITYTLSLKEEEITFLPMDKNVDILLDEPGWLIIDKKLGRLKELNAKKLSPFLKKKSIEIPSKLVDNYFKNFIPEIAKKIDIEATGFEIESRDKIISCTIQPVYDFFKNCYYLNLYFEYNGYLFDASKTKKTHSFVDFSIVNEPKIIQFKRSSDEILYTDKLLEIGLIKIKNELFGLNSDTEIHDPYSNIQFVIDRKEELENSGFIIQNLKLESKEIITENHTVTTSKGETKEDWFDIKIIISIGSYTINFSEIIPNIKSKERLFLLPDGNYFLIPLEWLSKYSSLAKLAKTENGNLLLRKSNFAALDAIPEIKDDVNPIQEAKYTSSDLLKATLRPYQIDGVKWLLGHFNSNLGACLADDMGLGKTLQTLAVLVAVQEQLGFTTKTTNFDLFANETTIEREPMKTLIVLPSSLVFNWYNEAAKFTPHFSRMQYVGNDRKLLASRLDSSDLIFTSYSIIHRDISILEKYNFRYLILDESQYIKNRDSKIFKAINKINTNHKIALSGTPIENSLDDLWSQMQFINPDILGSYNFFAENFKIPIEKKQDENSLSELKNLIQPYILRRTKEQVLKDLPELTEQIYYCDMDPEQEKLYEKEKSKARNFLLKTDGSGPDKISIINTLMKLRQLSNHPKMVDQESEIDSGKYIAVTNYLETLVKEKQKTIIFSSFVTNLSFYTDWCKENKIGFCEITGETPAKKREQQVNLFQEKEEPLLFFISLKAGGVGLNITKASYVLFLDPWWNPFAEKQGVGRAHRIGQLNKVNVVRFISKNTVEEKIIKLQENKKLLSDSLLEESYINDEIEVNLEYILGS; this is encoded by the coding sequence TTGAAACCTACACAATCATTTCAGTTTTGCTTTGACATCAGTTTTGAAAAAAACCTGAATGTATATATCCCAACAGCTTATATCATTGAGAATACCGATGATATTAAATATCTAGAAAAAAAAGCGAGTGCAGATGTACTTGAGAGTTTTGGAGTTCTTTTTGAAAATTTAGATTCCAATACAAAAAAAATACTAACGGCTTGCGACTCTTTAAAGCCTGATTTTATTTTCAAGAAATTCAGCGCCAAAATAAAATCGGCTAAAACAATTGCTGATTTGCAAAAAGATTCCAAAATTGAATTTGCTATTCGTCAGCATTTAAAATTTAACTTGGAATCCTTTTACAATCTAATTGTAAAAGAACAATTTCCGTTCTCTGCTAATATGAGTGCCGAAAAGGATTTTTATCGTTGGAGAGTTGACACAAATCCGTTAGAGTTTGAACCTCAAATTCAATTTGACAAACACGCTGAAGGCATCACGTATACTTTATCTTTAAAAGAAGAAGAAATCACATTTCTACCAATGGATAAAAATGTCGATATTCTTCTGGACGAGCCGGGCTGGTTGATTATCGATAAAAAATTAGGACGTCTGAAAGAACTTAATGCTAAAAAACTTTCTCCTTTTTTAAAGAAAAAATCAATCGAAATACCTTCAAAATTAGTTGACAATTATTTCAAAAATTTCATTCCAGAAATAGCCAAAAAAATTGATATTGAAGCGACTGGTTTTGAAATTGAAAGTCGTGACAAAATCATTTCGTGCACGATTCAGCCCGTTTATGATTTCTTTAAAAACTGTTATTACCTCAACCTTTATTTTGAGTATAACGGTTATTTATTTGACGCCAGTAAAACAAAAAAAACACATTCATTTGTCGATTTCAGCATTGTAAATGAGCCCAAAATAATTCAGTTTAAACGAAGTTCCGATGAAATTTTATATACAGATAAATTACTGGAAATTGGTTTAATAAAAATCAAAAATGAACTATTCGGATTGAATTCAGATACTGAAATTCATGATCCTTATTCTAATATTCAATTTGTTATTGATCGCAAAGAAGAGTTGGAAAATTCAGGGTTTATAATCCAGAATTTGAAACTGGAAAGCAAAGAAATCATTACAGAAAATCATACGGTTACAACTTCAAAAGGAGAAACAAAAGAAGATTGGTTTGATATTAAAATCATCATTTCTATTGGAAGTTATACCATCAATTTCAGCGAAATTATTCCGAATATAAAAAGCAAAGAAAGATTGTTTTTATTGCCTGACGGAAACTATTTTTTGATTCCTTTAGAATGGCTAAGCAAATATAGTTCGCTGGCAAAATTGGCCAAAACAGAAAATGGAAATCTACTTTTACGTAAATCTAATTTTGCGGCTTTAGATGCGATTCCGGAAATCAAAGACGATGTAAATCCAATTCAGGAAGCCAAATATACTTCTTCTGATTTGCTGAAAGCTACTTTAAGACCTTATCAAATTGATGGCGTAAAATGGCTTTTAGGTCATTTCAACTCAAATTTAGGAGCTTGTCTGGCTGATGATATGGGACTTGGTAAAACATTACAAACTCTGGCTGTTTTAGTCGCAGTACAAGAACAATTAGGTTTTACAACTAAAACAACCAATTTTGATTTGTTTGCAAATGAAACTACGATCGAAAGAGAACCTATGAAAACTCTGATTGTTTTACCGTCTTCATTGGTTTTTAACTGGTATAATGAAGCTGCAAAATTTACACCGCATTTTTCAAGAATGCAGTATGTAGGAAATGACAGAAAGTTGTTGGCAAGCAGATTAGATTCATCAGATTTAATTTTTACCAGTTACAGTATTATTCATCGTGATATTTCAATTTTAGAAAAATACAATTTCCGTTATTTAATTTTAGACGAAAGTCAATATATTAAAAACAGGGATTCTAAGATTTTTAAAGCGATTAATAAAATAAACACCAATCATAAAATCGCTTTAAGTGGTACGCCTATCGAAAATTCGCTTGACGATTTATGGTCGCAAATGCAATTTATAAATCCGGATATTTTGGGAAGTTATAATTTCTTTGCGGAAAACTTTAAAATTCCGATTGAGAAGAAACAAGACGAGAATAGTTTATCTGAATTGAAAAATCTTATTCAGCCTTATATTTTAAGACGAACCAAAGAACAGGTTTTAAAGGATTTACCGGAATTGACTGAACAGATTTATTATTGCGATATGGATCCTGAACAGGAAAAATTATACGAGAAAGAGAAATCAAAAGCTCGTAATTTTCTATTAAAAACAGACGGTTCAGGTCCTGATAAAATTAGCATTATCAATACATTGATGAAGTTAAGACAATTGAGTAATCATCCAAAAATGGTAGATCAGGAATCTGAAATTGATTCTGGAAAATACATTGCAGTCACAAATTATCTGGAAACTTTAGTAAAAGAGAAACAAAAAACGATCATTTTTAGCTCTTTTGTTACCAATTTGAGTTTCTATACGGATTGGTGTAAAGAAAATAAAATAGGATTTTGTGAAATTACAGGTGAAACTCCTGCCAAAAAAAGAGAACAACAAGTCAATTTATTTCAGGAAAAAGAAGAGCCTTTATTGTTTTTTATTTCGCTAAAAGCTGGTGGAGTTGGATTGAATATTACCAAAGCTTCTTATGTTTTGTTCCTCGATCCGTGGTGGAATCCTTTTGCTGAAAAGCAAGGTGTTGGTAGAGCGCACCGAATTGGGCAATTAAATAAAGTAAACGTTGTTAGATTCATTTCGAAAAATACGGTGGAAGAAAAAATCATCAAATTACAGGAAAACAAAAAGCTTCTATCTGATTCACTTTTAGAAGAAAGTTACATCAACGACGAAATCGAAGTTAATCTAGAATACATTTTGGGTTCTTAA
- a CDS encoding methyltransferase domain-containing protein, producing the protein MKKLFKLVLNTIPRPLLIRLSYVARPILALSLKGSKYTDPIDGKSFRSFLPYGYGKQRNNVLSPSTLSLERHRLLWLYLNDQTDFFTAPKKVLHFAPEQAFYKRFRKQKNLDYTTTDLFSPLADVKADICNLPFKDNEYDVILCNHVLEHIPDDTKAMRELYRVLKPGGMAILQIPQDLSRAVTFADDTITDQKERAKIFGQYDHVRIYGRDYFDKLRSIGFIVIEEDYTNKISPELVEKYCLAKGEIIPLCFKQEN; encoded by the coding sequence ATGAAGAAACTTTTTAAACTCGTACTTAATACAATACCTCGTCCATTATTAATTCGTTTGAGTTATGTTGCCCGACCGATTTTGGCGCTTTCTTTAAAAGGAAGTAAATATACTGATCCTATTGATGGGAAAAGTTTTAGATCATTTTTGCCTTACGGATACGGAAAACAACGTAATAATGTGCTTTCGCCAAGTACACTTTCTCTGGAAAGACACCGCTTGCTTTGGTTGTATTTAAACGATCAGACTGATTTTTTTACAGCACCAAAAAAAGTACTTCATTTTGCTCCAGAACAAGCTTTTTATAAAAGATTCCGTAAGCAGAAAAATCTGGATTATACTACAACTGATTTATTTTCGCCTTTGGCAGACGTAAAAGCAGACATTTGTAATTTGCCTTTTAAAGACAATGAATACGATGTTATTTTATGTAATCACGTTTTAGAACATATTCCGGATGACACAAAAGCGATGCGTGAATTATATCGCGTTTTAAAACCAGGCGGAATGGCGATTCTACAAATTCCACAGGATTTATCCCGTGCGGTAACTTTTGCAGATGATACTATTACAGATCAAAAAGAACGCGCCAAAATTTTTGGACAATACGATCACGTTCGTATTTATGGACGCGATTATTTTGATAAATTAAGAAGCATCGGTTTTATCGTAATCGAAGAAGATTATACTAATAAAATTTCTCCTGAATTGGTAGAAAAATATTGTTTGGCAAAAGGCGAAATTATTCCACTTTGTTTTAAACAGGAAAACTAA
- a CDS encoding AAA family ATPase produces MKIKLQNIGIIEEADINIEGITLIAGQNDSGKSTIGKVLYALVRGVNIDEQLFNSSKNEYIRNKIRDIRNLLLRTKPSNPKDDDIQKEFISEYIDNIGSHIGEFIVNIYSNKSDSNDLIKELDAIDNLYSNFSNQSIKLQLSTFINDITNRISISIDSKEVLHYELEAYFQNEFGSQIQNKFKKDNSAISIEGAVEQKIIFEEPITFEGFESSSSFYYNDVFFIESPMKLGNKNSIRFTNVHVLRDKNEYLNSKILQQKKDQDIFSDTTENTEKLNSIISDVIKGKFGFNSKNQLIFQKEDIEFDLNNVATGIKSFGVLQLLLQKGVLNSNSLLIIDEPEVHLHPTWQVKYAEILVRLSQEFAIPIVLTSHSPYFIEALEAYCKKYQYEDLTNFYFAEKNEDGLSSKIIDVTKDITPILSSISDAFYKIQDINNED; encoded by the coding sequence ATGAAAATTAAACTCCAAAATATTGGAATTATTGAAGAAGCCGACATCAACATTGAAGGAATAACTCTTATTGCTGGTCAAAATGATTCTGGGAAAAGTACTATTGGAAAAGTTTTATATGCTTTAGTTAGAGGGGTTAATATTGACGAACAATTATTTAATTCTTCAAAAAACGAATATATTCGAAATAAGATTAGAGATATTCGAAATCTTTTATTACGTACCAAACCATCTAATCCTAAAGATGATGATATTCAAAAAGAATTTATTAGTGAATATATTGATAATATTGGGTCTCATATTGGAGAATTTATTGTAAACATTTATTCTAACAAGTCTGACTCAAATGATCTCATTAAAGAGCTTGATGCTATTGATAATTTGTATAGCAACTTTTCCAATCAGTCAATTAAACTTCAATTAAGCACTTTTATAAATGACATAACTAATCGCATTTCAATTTCAATAGATTCTAAAGAAGTATTACACTACGAGTTAGAGGCTTATTTTCAAAATGAATTTGGTTCACAAATTCAAAACAAATTCAAAAAGGATAATTCAGCAATTAGTATAGAAGGTGCCGTAGAACAAAAAATCATATTCGAGGAACCTATTACGTTTGAAGGCTTTGAATCTAGCTCGTCTTTTTATTATAATGATGTATTTTTTATCGAATCCCCTATGAAATTAGGGAATAAAAATTCTATTCGTTTTACTAACGTTCATGTCCTTAGAGATAAAAATGAATATTTAAATAGTAAAATTTTACAACAAAAAAAAGATCAAGACATCTTCTCAGACACTACTGAAAATACTGAAAAATTAAATTCTATAATTTCAGATGTGATTAAAGGAAAATTTGGATTTAATTCAAAAAATCAATTGATTTTTCAAAAAGAAGATATAGAATTTGATCTAAATAATGTCGCAACTGGAATAAAAAGTTTTGGTGTATTACAATTACTTTTACAAAAAGGTGTTTTAAATTCAAACTCATTATTAATTATTGACGAGCCTGAAGTACATTTACATCCAACTTGGCAAGTTAAATATGCAGAAATTTTAGTACGCCTTTCCCAAGAATTTGCTATTCCAATTGTATTAACTTCACACAGCCCTTATTTCATAGAGGCTTTAGAAGCTTATTGTAAAAAATATCAATATGAAGATTTAACAAATTTTTATTTTGCAGAAAAAAACGAAGATGGATTATCCTCAAAAATAATTGACGTTACAAAAGATATAACTCCTATTTTAAGTTCAATATCGGATGCCTTTTATAAAATTCAAGATATCAACAATGAGGATTAA
- the map gene encoding type I methionyl aminopeptidase, whose amino-acid sequence MIIQKSREEIELMRESALIVSKTLGMIASEIKEGVTTLYLDKLAEEFIRDHGAVPSFLGLYDFPNSLCMSPNSQVVHGIPNNTPLQSGDVISVDCGAFKNGYHGDHAYSFEIGEVAPEVKKLLQVTKESLYVGIREFKAGNRVEDVGNAIQKYTESHGYGVVRELVGHGLGQKMHEEPEMPNYGKRGRGKLFVEGMVVAIEPMINMGTRNIKQHKDGWTITTADGKASAHFEHDVALIDGKPELLSTFQYIYKALGIESNEEDEFRKVPLVL is encoded by the coding sequence ATGATTATCCAAAAAAGTAGAGAGGAAATTGAATTAATGCGCGAAAGTGCTTTAATCGTATCGAAAACATTAGGAATGATTGCTTCTGAAATCAAAGAAGGAGTTACTACATTATACCTTGACAAATTAGCTGAGGAATTTATCCGTGATCACGGTGCGGTTCCTAGTTTCTTGGGATTGTATGATTTTCCGAATTCACTTTGTATGAGTCCAAACTCTCAGGTTGTACACGGAATCCCGAATAATACTCCATTGCAAAGTGGTGATGTTATTTCGGTAGATTGTGGTGCATTCAAAAATGGATATCATGGTGATCACGCCTACAGTTTTGAAATTGGAGAAGTTGCTCCTGAAGTTAAAAAACTTCTGCAAGTAACTAAAGAATCTCTTTATGTAGGAATTAGAGAATTTAAAGCTGGAAATCGCGTTGAAGATGTTGGAAACGCAATTCAAAAATATACTGAATCTCACGGTTACGGAGTTGTTCGTGAATTGGTTGGTCATGGTTTAGGGCAAAAAATGCACGAAGAACCAGAAATGCCAAACTACGGAAAACGTGGTCGCGGTAAACTTTTTGTTGAAGGAATGGTTGTTGCAATTGAGCCAATGATCAATATGGGAACTAGAAATATCAAACAACATAAAGACGGCTGGACTATTACAACTGCAGACGGAAAAGCAAGTGCACATTTCGAACACGACGTGGCTTTAATAGATGGAAAACCGGAGTTATTATCGACTTTCCAATACATTTATAAAGCTCTTGGAATCGAAAGCAATGAAGAAGACGAATTCAGAAAAGTGCCATTAGTATTATAA
- a CDS encoding DUF445 domain-containing protein — METSIDQENILKKKALNKMKGNALSLLGVAVLLFIIAIYFKIPMLQAFSEAAMVGGIADWFAVVALFRHPLGIPIWHTAIIPTKKNEIGENLGNFVSEEFLNREKLEVKIEEFNFATKASEWLSLDENANKIANLVVLNIIPGVLKTIKDEDIKRFIQIQFKEKLEGINFGEWVALALEPLQKGNVKDELLTNLLNVMSTELTNNKDLIRKKVKESTPFLSFGLADKSITEGVFNGLADFLNEAKHPGSAIRIKIDEYVYDFLDKVKNSEEMRIKINNMILSFAGKKEVQDYINGIWDEIKLSITNDLEKGEESSIKKNISGLIQGFGNGIKEDPIMIDKINNFIKNDLLSILLNNKKVIGDLISSTVKSWDGKEVSEKLELEIGKDLQYIRINGTLVGGLIGILIYCVEWTYHYFVI, encoded by the coding sequence ATGGAAACGTCTATAGATCAAGAAAATATACTCAAAAAGAAAGCTTTAAATAAAATGAAAGGGAATGCTTTATCACTTTTAGGTGTTGCAGTTCTTTTATTTATAATTGCTATTTATTTTAAAATTCCAATGTTGCAGGCTTTTAGCGAAGCGGCAATGGTTGGTGGAATTGCCGATTGGTTTGCGGTTGTGGCTTTGTTTCGTCATCCGTTGGGAATCCCAATTTGGCACACGGCTATTATTCCGACTAAGAAAAATGAGATTGGGGAAAATCTGGGAAATTTTGTTTCAGAAGAATTTCTAAATCGCGAAAAACTGGAAGTTAAAATTGAAGAATTCAACTTTGCAACAAAGGCTTCAGAATGGCTTTCGCTTGACGAAAATGCGAATAAAATTGCCAATTTGGTTGTTTTGAATATTATTCCGGGAGTTTTAAAAACGATAAAAGATGAAGATATAAAACGCTTTATTCAAATTCAATTTAAAGAAAAACTCGAAGGAATTAATTTTGGAGAATGGGTCGCGCTTGCTTTAGAACCTTTGCAAAAAGGAAATGTAAAAGACGAATTGCTGACTAATCTTCTGAATGTGATGAGTACGGAACTTACTAATAACAAAGATTTGATTCGGAAAAAAGTAAAAGAATCAACGCCGTTTTTAAGTTTTGGCTTAGCCGATAAAAGTATTACAGAAGGTGTTTTTAATGGATTGGCAGATTTTTTAAATGAAGCTAAACATCCCGGAAGTGCGATTAGAATTAAGATTGACGAATATGTTTATGACTTTCTGGATAAAGTGAAAAACTCTGAAGAAATGAGAATCAAAATCAATAATATGATTCTGAGTTTTGCCGGAAAAAAAGAAGTTCAGGATTATATCAACGGAATTTGGGACGAAATAAAATTGTCAATTACCAATGATTTAGAAAAAGGCGAGGAATCTTCGATTAAGAAAAATATTTCAGGCTTAATTCAAGGTTTCGGAAACGGAATAAAAGAGGATCCGATAATGATTGATAAGATCAATAATTTCATCAAAAACGATTTACTTTCGATTCTTTTAAACAATAAAAAAGTGATTGGAGATTTAATTTCTTCCACAGTAAAAAGCTGGGACGGAAAAGAAGTTTCTGAAAAATTAGAACTCGAAATCGGGAAAGATCTGCAATACATCAGAATCAACGGAACTCTCGTTGGCGGACTTATCGGAATTCTAATCTATTGTGTCGAATGGACATATCACTATTTTGTGATATAA
- a CDS encoding TolC family protein has translation MKHIFIAFLFLSCTVFGQQTISKELTYNEFLGYVKKYHPLVKSANLEVSEAQANLMMARGGFDPKIEVDFSQKKFKDKEYYSILNSSFKIPTWYGIELKAGFDNNEGYYLNPENTTPNSGLTSFGISVPLGQGLFINQRMADLRKAKIQIKLSQSERKLQAVSVLYDASLAYFNWKKNFEEMKLYETYNNNAVIRLEGIKSLITQGDKPAIDSIEAGIIVKNRALSLEDSKLKLTKSKLELSNFMWLENNIPLEISDDLVPETALESTLQETLKTNDLLQGDFSLDTHPKLNAMQNKIDMLTVEKDLKQNMLLPKINIGYSYLSEPAYIDNYRFDDYKIGLEFYFPLFLRKERGSLKLAKYKLQENQFALALEKTQLTNKITAQKTEIISLVKQKKLAKDLVENNMTMLNSEERLFTFGESSLFLINTRENNLVSAKLAAIALENRFYISNSELFKIMANPD, from the coding sequence ATGAAACATATATTTATAGCTTTTCTTTTTCTGAGTTGCACCGTTTTTGGTCAGCAAACCATCTCGAAGGAACTTACTTATAATGAGTTTCTGGGATATGTAAAAAAGTATCATCCATTGGTTAAAAGCGCCAATCTGGAAGTAAGCGAAGCACAAGCCAATTTGATGATGGCGAGAGGTGGTTTTGATCCAAAAATTGAAGTCGATTTTAGTCAGAAGAAATTCAAAGACAAAGAATATTATTCGATTCTAAACAGTAGTTTCAAAATCCCAACGTGGTACGGAATCGAGCTAAAAGCAGGATTTGACAATAACGAAGGTTATTATCTTAATCCGGAAAATACAACTCCAAATTCAGGTTTAACTTCTTTTGGAATTAGTGTTCCGCTTGGTCAGGGATTGTTTATTAATCAAAGAATGGCAGATCTTCGTAAAGCCAAAATTCAGATAAAACTAAGTCAATCTGAAAGAAAACTTCAAGCTGTGAGCGTTTTATACGATGCTTCACTTGCTTATTTTAACTGGAAGAAGAATTTTGAAGAAATGAAACTTTACGAAACCTACAACAACAACGCCGTAATACGTTTGGAGGGAATTAAATCCTTAATTACTCAAGGTGATAAACCAGCGATTGACAGTATTGAAGCGGGAATTATTGTAAAAAACAGGGCTTTAAGTCTTGAAGATTCTAAGCTAAAATTAACAAAATCAAAACTGGAATTGTCAAATTTTATGTGGCTTGAAAACAATATTCCGTTAGAAATTTCAGATGATCTTGTACCGGAAACTGCGCTTGAATCTACATTGCAGGAAACTTTAAAAACAAACGATTTATTGCAGGGAGATTTTAGTTTAGACACGCATCCGAAATTAAATGCGATGCAAAATAAAATAGATATGCTGACTGTCGAAAAAGATCTCAAACAGAATATGCTGTTGCCTAAAATAAACATTGGTTACTCGTATTTATCTGAACCGGCTTATATTGACAATTACCGTTTTGACGATTACAAAATTGGATTGGAATTTTACTTTCCGTTATTTCTGCGAAAAGAACGCGGAAGTTTGAAATTGGCAAAGTATAAACTTCAGGAAAATCAGTTTGCTCTGGCTTTAGAAAAAACACAATTGACGAATAAAATAACGGCGCAAAAAACAGAAATTATTTCGCTTGTAAAACAGAAAAAATTAGCCAAAGATTTAGTCGAAAACAATATGACGATGCTAAATTCCGAAGAACGTTTGTTCACTTTTGGTGAAAGTTCTTTGTTCCTGATTAATACTCGAGAGAACAATTTAGTAAGTGCAAAACTGGCAGCAATCGCTCTCGAAAACAGATTTTACATCTCCAATTCAGAGCTATTTAAAATCATGGCAAATCCTGATTAA